The following are from one region of the Alicyclobacillus fastidiosus genome:
- a CDS encoding DUF1450 domain-containing protein — translation MRVAKFCKRNVSRGLSREAVRRLKKAHRKEVDVQIVDCCRRCLACRVQPFCRIQLTTIEAPDSDTLVQRILQAVREADGGLPQNHRL, via the coding sequence GTGCGAGTGGCGAAGTTCTGCAAACGCAACGTATCCCGAGGCCTCTCCCGCGAGGCGGTTCGGCGACTCAAAAAGGCTCACCGCAAGGAAGTCGACGTGCAGATTGTGGACTGCTGTCGTCGCTGCCTCGCCTGTCGGGTTCAACCCTTCTGCCGCATCCAATTGACGACGATCGAAGCGCCCGACAGCGATACCTTGGTACAGCGCATTTTACAGGCGGTACGTGAAGCCGATGGTGGGCTTCCTCAGAATCATCGCCTATGA
- a CDS encoding cupin domain-containing protein, with the protein MTEGIQSGKLAIGTVTENWSGDARYYEYSTAADPIGSGIITPVPIQEFGPQLYNSGDTRVIPLDLSAELKTPYPATSPSLLAQFVRINQGDSIDTSPNATSELYYVISGAGRTVVDGKAIDWRKGDFLTLPAGCVSRHTADEDASLYYIVDSPLLNYLGVHATEPRFQPTRFSAQQCDAKLQEVANEPDADKRNRISILLNNQRFDQTLTITHVLWAMYGIVPVGSNQAPHSHKSVALDFVAYAAPGTYTLVGDQIDPQTNQIIDPIRIDWETGKAFVTPPGLWHSHHNESNEAAFIIPIQDAGLQTYLRTLDIQFTFYEA; encoded by the coding sequence ATGACAGAAGGAATTCAATCTGGCAAGCTGGCCATTGGTACCGTCACGGAGAATTGGTCAGGAGATGCCCGTTACTACGAGTACTCCACTGCGGCGGATCCAATCGGAAGTGGTATCATCACGCCCGTGCCTATTCAAGAGTTCGGGCCGCAACTGTACAACAGTGGAGACACACGAGTCATCCCACTGGACCTTTCGGCCGAGCTGAAAACCCCTTACCCAGCGACTAGCCCTTCCCTTTTGGCTCAGTTCGTCCGGATCAACCAAGGGGATTCCATCGACACGTCGCCAAATGCAACCAGTGAACTGTACTACGTCATTTCCGGCGCAGGGCGAACCGTGGTCGATGGGAAAGCGATCGACTGGCGAAAGGGAGATTTCTTGACATTGCCTGCCGGATGTGTGAGCAGGCACACAGCCGATGAAGACGCGTCCCTGTACTATATCGTGGACAGTCCGCTGCTCAACTACCTTGGAGTTCACGCGACAGAGCCTCGCTTCCAGCCGACCCGGTTCAGCGCCCAACAATGTGACGCGAAACTCCAGGAGGTCGCAAACGAACCTGACGCAGACAAGCGAAATCGGATATCCATTCTCCTGAACAACCAGAGATTTGACCAAACGCTGACGATCACCCACGTCCTCTGGGCCATGTACGGCATCGTGCCAGTTGGTTCGAACCAGGCACCACACAGTCACAAATCGGTTGCCCTGGATTTTGTCGCCTATGCCGCGCCGGGTACGTACACACTCGTCGGAGACCAAATTGACCCACAAACCAATCAGATTATCGATCCCATTCGGATCGACTGGGAAACCGGCAAAGCGTTCGTCACCCCGCCTGGCCTATGGCACTCGCACCACAATGAGTCAAACGAAGCAGCCTTCATCATTCCGATTCAAGATGCGGGCTTACAAACCTATCTGCGCACGTTAGATATTCAATTTACCTTCTATGAGGCTTAG